GGTGGGGTGTCAGCGCCCTATGGCCTGTGTCCCCCCTTCACATCACGGTTCCTCCCCAAATCACCGTGCCCACAGACCCCCTCCGCGGCAgccggcggcccccgggggcTCCCCGAGATGCAGAGCCGCCCCGAGCGCACCGTGCTGGCGGGGGTgcgggcacccagcacccagggaTCCCCCAAAGTGCTGCCTGGAGCAAAGCCGCTCCCTCAGACAGCTGCCAGGTGAGCCCCCGGCTGGGAACGGGCGGCAGGGGCCAtcgccccccccttccctgtgCCCCTTCCCCGGGTGTTGGGGTCCCATCTCAGCCtctccccctccagctccccaccACCCCCGGGCAGGGCCAGCACCCGCGGCACGACTGCATCACCGGGACCGGTGCCAGGGCCTCCAGCAAGGACGATGGAGTCACCGGTGCTGAGCCAAGCGGGCGAGGGGCTGGACCCCGTGCCAAGCCCACGGGCTGAGCACCCATCCcgccagccccagcaccctggggcatCCCCCGTGCACCCCCCCCCAGTGCCAAGCCTGGGAGCACGGCTGGGGCGAGGGGCAGCGAGCAGGGCAGGGGGCCAGCGCTCCCTGTGCCAGCGCTGAGGCAGCCACACAAGTCCCCGGGGAGGGACGCAGCCGTGCCGGGCAGGGATCCCGGCCAGAGCCACGCGGCTGCTGTGGGAAGGGCCCCGTGGGTGCTCAGCACCCGGAGGACGCAGCCGTTCACCCGGCACCCAGCGTACGGATGGGTGCAGGGCATCTGGCCGGGCGTTTGTCCTTCCCAGGGGCTACATTAAAAGGAGACACGCTGAGCTGGGGAGTGACGTGACTGCTGTGGCCCTCCCCggggatggggaccccccccccagacacacCTGCACACCCCACGcttgttttctgcctttattCAGAATGGGGtgaggggatggggcagggatggggcagctgccccccaaagccccctctgctgctgggagaggcagcCGGCCCACCCGCCCCAGCCTGGGCACGCACCCAGCTCGCCACCGAGCCTCGGGGTGCTGCTGCCGGGGTCCCCGTGCCGGCAGccggccccagcgccgccgcctcgcTGCCCGGCGCAGAGGGACTCCAGTGCCACAGGGGTGGCATCGCAGGAGGGACAGGCCGCCTCCGTCCCCATCCTCCCACCGTCGGAGTTCGCGAGCCCAGGATGTGCCCCGCGGCCACGGGGCTGCACGTTTCACCCCCTGCGCCACCcgcacggggctggggggctcccgGTGTCCCCCGtccccagctccccacaggcACCCGGGGACAGCGATGGGGACGGGACATGGCAGGGGGACAATCGGGGAGGGGTGGGCAGCGGCAAGCGCAGCCCTAGGGCCCCCCGACATGGGGAACCTCCGTCTACCTACGAGCAGGAGAACCAAACacgagcccccccaccccgccacaGGGTGGGGGGGACAGTCCGGCAGCGGGACCTGGCTCTGCCTCGTTACTTCTTCACCTTGATGAGGGAGTGGTAGATGGGTTTGATGATGATGTGGAGGTGCAGGGAGTTGTCGATGAGGTACTCGGAGGTGCGTTTCTGCAGGTCGGCGTGGGCGAGGAAGTCGGCCACCTCCTCCGAGCTCTGGTGGAAGCTGTAGGCGTGTTTCACCAGCACACGGCCCTGCTGCCGCACCCCCACCAGCACCGTCTTCTGGAAGCTGACCCCGGCAAAGTCGGGGCTGCTCATCGCCGGGGTGATAACGAGCCGGGGGCGACCGTCCTCGATGCGCACGGGCTGGACGGCGCCCGAGGCCGAGTCCGAGTAGACGGGGCGGAGGCTGACGGGCAGCCAGCGCGGCGAGAACAGGACGTTCCAGGTCACCCGTTTGCCGGCGTCGTGGCTGCTGGGACCCAGCTGGGTCTGGAAACTGGTGCTGCGGTCGTCCCGCGCCGGGTTGTTGATGACCCACTGGGAGCCCCAGCTGGGCGCGAGGTAGTTGCGGGGCAGGAACATGCTGCAGTTGACGTCGAAATACTTGGCGAAATGGAGCGGGGAGGCGGCGTGGAACTGGAAAGCCTGGAAGAGCAGGTCCTGCACCGCGGCGTAGTGCCGCGCCAGCACCGCCGACTGCGCCTGCAGCCGGAAGAGCTGGCTGGGCGCGATCATGGGGTAGCGGATGGCGCGCAGCACCCGTTCGGCCACGGGAGCCTCGGGCTGCCGGCGGCTCAGCCAGCCCTCCACGGCGGTGTAGAGCTCCAGCTCGCTGTGCAGCACCAGGTCGGAGcgctccagcagcaccagcagcagctccacgcTCACCGAACCCCACTCGGCACTGCCCAGCACCGCCGAGAGGTTCCAGGCCAGGAACTGGAGGCAGGTCTCCTGCAGCGCCGCGTCCCCGACGCGCACGGCGTAGTGGTACCAGCCCACCACGTGGCCCTGGCTCGACTCGCTGGCCAGGTGGGTCTTCATGTAGTCGGCCACGCCGCGCTGCAGCCCCCACACCCGGTACTTGCTGGCCAGCTGGTGCATGGGGATGGCTTGGTGCAGCAGGATGGAGACCCCCCCGCAGTACAGGTACCTGGGGCAGAGCGTGGGGCCGTGACATTGTTGTCCCCTAATCCCCTGCCCGGCCCAGCCACAGGCgtcagcagcacaggggagcatcctccctcctgggctgcatccctCTGGGCACCCCCATCCCGTGGGTCCCCCATGATCCCCAGGGGAGCATCTTCCCTCCTTGGCTGCATCCTTCCAGGTATCCTCCTCCCGTGGTCCCCAGAGGAGCATCCTCCTCCTTTGGCTGCATCCCTCGGAGTATCTCCATCCCATGGGGCCCCCGTGGTCCCCGGGGGAGCATCCtccctcctgggctgcatccttCTGGGTGTCCTCATCCCATGGGGGTCCCTTTGATCCCCAGGAGAACATTTCCCCTCCTTGGCTTCATCCCTCTGGGCACCCCAATCCCACAGGGCTCCCACAGTCCCCAAGGGAGCTGCATCCCTCCCGACATCCCCATCCCACGGGGTCCCCACGTTACCTGATGAACTTCTCGAAGAGGGCGGCAGTCTCGGGCGGCTCGTGCAGGGTGACGACGCTCTGGTTGCGCAGGAGGCTCTCAAAGACCTCGCTCTGGAGGCTGAGGAGCAGCTGGTGGGTGTGGAAGACCTTGGCCTCGTCGGAGGCGGCCGTGCGTACCCGCAGCACCGAGTCGCTGCCGTTGCcgttctgcagcagctcctgcagccgctGCAGCAGCGTCAGTGAGTGGTTGATGGTGGCCGCCGTGGCCTCGCCGCTAAGATCGGTTTTCTGGGCTGGGGGGAGATGGGACCGTCCCAGTGCTGCACCCCGGGAACTCCGGGGCGCAGCAGAGTGGGGCGATGAGCCGTTACCGGGGGGCTGGAGAAGCCTGGCTCCGTGCACATCCTCCCCCCCAGCGCTGGTGCCAAGGGGGTGTGGGGAGGACGAGGGGACGCGGGGACATTTGCGTCCTTGGGAGCCAaaaaactgcttttctgcagcagaaggggTGAGACCACCATGTCCCGGGCTGGGACGTGCTGGGAAATGGCCCGGTGCCAGGCAGCGTTGGCTCGCAGCCCGGTCTGCCAGCCCCAAGCCCGTCCCCGCTGCGGGCAGAGCGAGCCCTGGGCATTGCCCCCGACCTCCCGCGTCCCCGACTGACACGCGGGGGACACGAGAGCCCGTGGGTGTGGGGAGCCAGGCACGCTCAGCCCCTGCACCCCGGGATGGGGTCCCCGCGGTCCGGGCAGCCCGGCGACAACCGGCTgcggagcaggcagctgctgtgccgTGCCAGCGCCCGGTGCCATCCCTGCCTCCTCGCTGGCACCGGGAACCGGCACCTCCTGCCCGGCCAAGTCTCGGTCCCCTCCTCCGGCTGCGTGTGCCACCAGCCCAGCTTGGCCCCGGCTTGGGCACACACCGGGGGTGACCgttccccccgtgtccccacagtgCCGGGCtcccagcagggatgggggaCCAAGTCAGGGGTCTCCGCGCTCCCGCAGACACAGggagccttcctcctccttctcctctccctcgtGCCTGGCACAACTtccaccccctccccagagcatCCTTCCCCCAGGGTGAATTTGGCCCCATCTCTCTCCAACCCCGACAAACCCACAGATTTCCCTTCCCAGCGCCGGCTTAACCCCGCGGGGTTGGGGAAGGGGATCGGGAGCCCCTTGCCCCGCGGTGCTGGACGCCGCTGCCCGTGGCACTGAGCCGTCCCGGGGCGGccgccagcacagcccagctccccccccagcaccccccgggcACCGTGGGGCACAACCGTGGGGCACGGCACGTCCAGGAGCCGAGTCCGTCCCTCCCCAGGTGCCACGACGGGGCGGGCTCAGCCTCCCACCGGCATCACCGGACACCCACACCGCGGCCGAGTCCCACCCCGGCACCCGGTGCGGGCAGCGGGACCCACAGCACCGGGAGCCCCCCACGCCGCCCCCCGCCACGGCCACCCTTACCGGCTTGCacggtgaggaggaggaggaggaaggcggcggcAGCGCAGCCCCAGCGGCGGGTGGCCACAGGCCAGGCGGCCGGCAGCCTGGCCATGGCTTCGCAAGCGCATCTGCCGGGTTCCGCGCGGCTCGGGGCGTGCGGCGCTTATGTAGGCCACGAGCCCTCCCAACCCGCGCGCCCGCGCCGCCACATCGATTGGTGGAAACTGGGACCGGCCGTTACCAAGGGAACCGCTTCCAGCCCCCGACCATCCCACCCTGACCCCGGACCCCAGCCTCGCACCCCGAGGTGGCGTGACGGGGTGCCCCGGTGAGCCCCGGCACGGCACGAGGGCACCTCCCTTTGCCGCCTGCTCCCGCCGAGGCCCGGCACCGCCGTGTCGTGGCGCAGCCCCACGCGTGGCCGCGGCCCTTTGTGCCGTCGGGCTGCAGCAGCGGGGTCTTTGCATTCAGGGCACAGCTCGGCGTggcctccccgctcccccccggctCATGGGTATTCATGCCGGCAGCAGCCCATCACCATGGCATCCGGGCTGCCGGCAGGaactgcctgcccttttcccagcCTTTGCAGCCAAGAGGCCGCTTGCGCCGGGCGAGTGCCCTGTGCCGGCCTCCGCTGGCACCTCGCCCGCCCCGACGGCTCTCGGGGGGCTTCGCAGCGGGGCTGGGGTGGTGtttacccccccaccccccaccctccaTGCAGCCCCCGGTGCCACGGTGGTGGGGCTGGGTGTCCCCCACCCTGCTGTGGGACACGGGCACCCCTCGGTGTGGGGACGAGCAGCCCCAGTGAgcagggtgggagcagggggtgtCTGCACCCCACTTTTGGCCCCAGTGGTACTGTGGGGTCCCCACAGGGGGCTCTGACCCCCACAAACAGCAGCAGCCCGGCACGCACGGGCACGGCAGCCCCTCACCCACCACCCAGGCCCCCCgtgagggtgttggggggctgcCGTGCCGCGTGAGAGCCCCCCCCCACGCCCCACAGCTCAGCGCTCCCCCAAGTGCCCCTGCGCCAGGTCACCTCGGGGTGCAGGAGCTCCGGGGCCC
The sequence above is drawn from the Athene noctua chromosome 18, bAthNoc1.hap1.1, whole genome shotgun sequence genome and encodes:
- the BTBD17 gene encoding BTB/POZ domain-containing protein 17 — protein: MARLPAAWPVATRRWGCAAAAFLLLLLTVQAAQKTDLSGEATAATINHSLTLLQRLQELLQNGNGSDSVLRVRTAASDEAKVFHTHQLLLSLQSEVFESLLRNQSVVTLHEPPETAALFEKFIRYLYCGGVSILLHQAIPMHQLASKYRVWGLQRGVADYMKTHLASESSQGHVVGWYHYAVRVGDAALQETCLQFLAWNLSAVLGSAEWGSVSVELLLVLLERSDLVLHSELELYTAVEGWLSRRQPEAPVAERVLRAIRYPMIAPSQLFRLQAQSAVLARHYAAVQDLLFQAFQFHAASPLHFAKYFDVNCSMFLPRNYLAPSWGSQWVINNPARDDRSTSFQTQLGPSSHDAGKRVTWNVLFSPRWLPVSLRPVYSDSASGAVQPVRIEDGRPRLVITPAMSSPDFAGVSFQKTVLVGVRQQGRVLVKHAYSFHQSSEEVADFLAHADLQKRTSEYLIDNSLHLHIIIKPIYHSLIKVKK